A stretch of Haloplasma contractile SSD-17B DNA encodes these proteins:
- a CDS encoding peptidylprolyl isomerase → MKKYTILILAMALVLIGCSSKELKEKPIIEVKKEQLTIDYLENNINGILLNNIDKARDVEDGEYDLNTYEKFSIETNDDDVFLGVIGMYEITYILTDTDENTTEKTIDVTITSDDPEVSNPDTLVAKLNNEEITNSELYSKLKKQNGLNTLLRVIDLEILSDYEVDVEQDIVDKISDDIENQGLDEFKKGIEFIGIELDEGITKDEILNNKDVFDFYKLSFLRDHAAYLYALDKIEDDDALLESTYEAIEPDVCAIPLRFDTEDAAAAVLSDLNSADDIEAAYQAKYDTLGYDLATSDNDNCTAPVFSSNDQSIGQELHAHIFNLEDSEYTTVVKEFDNYFYLVYKVKQVDKPSFENMKQDLIDQLVEATTAQKGYAQSAMMTIRLDYNIIIFDQLIKEQFLAVNKEYMMKDTDSETLVATFDHDLDSDTAPYEISVDELYGELKSRYGTTTTLPKINLAALETVEAIQLDDEQIEEIAKQIQSMKQQYNTQAQQLAQQYGIFSWKDYIGYYGVTSEKELFNVLKTNTLTREYVFHINPVTQAEIDEALANWFEVNASHILFKCNDDSSCETALDKANVVIDTLNQTAETDLFDTFAELAKDVSEGPSAPKGGELGFFSPGNMVKEFEDAVRALEVGEYTTEAVKTQFGYHIIIVTEEKPLPTRPSDYDELTEDEKLQTEYGALINQLKESIKQNHLSQPKINKLLAELRDELGFNFLDAELQSQYELLQELYKENESAE, encoded by the coding sequence ATGAAAAAATATACAATATTAATTTTAGCTATGGCGCTTGTTTTAATAGGATGTTCTTCTAAAGAACTTAAAGAGAAACCTATTATTGAGGTGAAAAAAGAACAGCTAACAATCGATTATTTAGAGAATAATATAAATGGCATTCTTTTAAATAATATAGATAAGGCTCGAGATGTAGAAGATGGTGAATATGATTTAAATACATATGAGAAATTTAGTATAGAAACAAATGATGATGATGTATTCTTAGGTGTAATCGGAATGTATGAGATTACATACATACTTACAGATACAGATGAAAATACTACTGAAAAAACAATTGATGTTACGATTACATCGGATGATCCTGAAGTATCAAATCCTGATACTTTGGTTGCAAAACTTAATAACGAAGAAATTACGAACAGTGAGTTATATTCAAAGTTAAAAAAACAGAATGGATTAAATACATTACTTCGAGTGATAGACCTTGAAATCTTAAGTGATTATGAAGTTGATGTTGAACAAGATATAGTAGACAAAATAAGTGATGATATAGAAAATCAAGGATTAGATGAGTTTAAAAAGGGAATAGAATTTATTGGTATTGAATTAGACGAAGGTATTACTAAAGATGAAATTTTAAATAATAAGGACGTATTTGATTTCTATAAATTATCATTTTTACGTGATCATGCTGCATATCTTTATGCTTTAGATAAAATAGAAGATGATGACGCGTTACTTGAATCTACGTATGAGGCAATAGAACCTGATGTGTGTGCAATTCCACTTCGCTTTGATACGGAAGATGCAGCGGCAGCGGTTCTTTCTGACTTAAACTCTGCTGACGATATAGAAGCTGCGTATCAAGCAAAATATGATACACTCGGTTATGATTTAGCAACGTCTGATAATGATAACTGTACAGCACCTGTATTCTCATCGAATGATCAATCAATCGGACAAGAGTTACATGCTCACATATTTAACCTAGAAGATAGTGAATACACAACTGTAGTAAAAGAATTTGATAACTACTTTTATTTAGTTTATAAAGTTAAGCAAGTTGATAAGCCAAGTTTTGAGAATATGAAACAAGACTTAATTGATCAATTAGTAGAAGCAACAACGGCTCAAAAAGGCTATGCTCAATCAGCGATGATGACTATTCGTTTAGATTATAATATTATCATTTTTGATCAATTAATTAAGGAACAATTTTTAGCAGTGAATAAAGAGTATATGATGAAAGATACAGACTCAGAGACATTGGTTGCAACATTTGATCATGATTTAGATTCAGATACTGCCCCATATGAGATCTCGGTTGATGAATTATATGGTGAATTAAAGTCAAGGTACGGTACTACAACAACTTTACCAAAAATTAATCTAGCTGCACTTGAAACAGTGGAAGCAATTCAATTAGATGATGAGCAAATTGAAGAAATTGCAAAACAAATACAGTCTATGAAGCAACAATATAATACTCAAGCACAGCAATTAGCTCAACAATATGGAATTTTTTCATGGAAGGACTACATTGGATACTACGGTGTAACGAGTGAAAAAGAACTCTTTAATGTATTAAAAACCAATACACTAACTAGAGAATATGTGTTTCATATAAATCCTGTTACACAGGCTGAAATTGATGAAGCATTAGCGAATTGGTTTGAAGTGAATGCTAGCCACATTTTATTTAAATGTAATGATGATTCGTCATGTGAGACAGCACTTGACAAAGCAAATGTAGTAATTGACACATTAAATCAAACGGCTGAAACTGATTTATTTGATACGTTTGCAGAACTAGCGAAGGATGTGAGTGAAGGTCCTTCAGCACCTAAAGGTGGAGAGCTAGGGTTCTTTTCTCCAGGAAATATGGTTAAAGAATTTGAAGATGCTGTAAGAGCACTTGAGGTAGGCGAATATACAACGGAAGCTGTAAAGACACAGTTTGGATATCATATAATCATTGTGACAGAAGAGAAACCTTTACCAACTAGACCGTCTGATTATGATGAGTTAACTGAGGATGAAAAGTTACAAACAGAATATGGTGCCCTTATTAATCAATTAAAGGAATCAATTAAACAAAATCATTTATCTCAACCAAAAATCAATAAGCTTTTAGCAGAATTAAGAGATGAATTAGGATTCAACTTTTTGGATGCAGAATTGCAATCTCAATACGAATTACTTCAAGAACTATACAAAGAAAATGAAAGTGCTGAATAA